The proteins below come from a single Candidatus Didemnitutus sp. genomic window:
- a CDS encoding HNH endonuclease, with protein sequence MREPTWNRDELVLVLDLYFRTERPRLNQRNPQVVEMSALLRSLPIHPAEARTIAFRSAMSVKSKLENFYAIEHPGHGLRRGGRLDGEVFAEFAGQRGRLAELAAMIRSASELLGSTGAKGTEWEIDDEGAIEGVLVMRLHKMRERNPGLARKAKERMSARLDGRWECEACRADLTVLYGAVAESIIECHHTKPLSAAAGPRKTRLSELALLCPNCHRAIHRMRPMPTIAEFRAELERRLAPERI encoded by the coding sequence ATGAGAGAACCGACGTGGAATCGCGATGAGCTGGTGCTGGTCCTCGATCTCTATTTCAGGACCGAGAGGCCGAGGCTGAATCAGCGCAACCCCCAGGTGGTCGAGATGAGTGCGCTGCTGCGGTCGCTTCCGATCCATCCCGCCGAGGCACGGACCATCGCGTTCCGCAGCGCCATGAGCGTGAAAAGCAAGCTGGAGAATTTCTACGCCATCGAGCACCCGGGCCACGGGCTTCGCCGGGGTGGTCGGCTCGATGGCGAGGTCTTCGCGGAGTTCGCGGGGCAGCGCGGGCGGCTCGCGGAGCTGGCCGCCATGATCCGGTCGGCTTCTGAACTTCTTGGGTCGACCGGAGCGAAGGGGACGGAGTGGGAAATCGACGATGAGGGTGCGATTGAAGGTGTCCTCGTGATGAGGTTGCACAAAATGCGCGAGCGGAATCCCGGGCTGGCGCGCAAGGCGAAGGAGCGAATGTCAGCCCGTCTCGATGGACGGTGGGAGTGCGAGGCCTGCCGCGCGGACCTGACCGTCCTCTACGGCGCCGTTGCGGAATCCATCATCGAGTGCCATCACACGAAGCCGCTCTCGGCCGCGGCGGGTCCGCGGAAGACAAGGCTCTCGGAGCTAGCGCTCCTCTGTCCGAATTGCCACCGCGCGATACACCGCATGCGGCCGATGCCGACGATCGCGGAGTTTCGCGCCGAGCTTGAGCGGCGCCTGGCACCGGAACGGATCTAA
- a CDS encoding recombinase family protein has translation MSTEHQQYSTANQMDRIREYAARRGFEIVETFADEGKSGLNIKGRESLQQMISMVTEGKAAFRAILAYDVSRWGRFQDADESGYYEYICRRAGISVHYCAEQFENDGSPTSNIIKSVKRSMAGEYSRELSTKVFQGACRLIQMGYKQGGMAGYGLRRLLVDLEGKPKQILAIREHKSLITDRVKLVPGPPEEQAIVRWMFEVFVNSGWTEGEIAADLNRRGILTDLGRAWTRGVVHQILTNEKYIGNNVYHRTSCKLKRKHVRNPRDMWVRSDSAFDGIVDAGLFARAGEMVLARARRFTDEELLARLREVFARHGRVSGMLIDEQSDMPSSTVYRHRFGSLVRAYELIGYTPEFDYAYVEINRQLRAAHPGMVTGVVDGLQRLGAEVSRDPATDHLLINQEYRACVALSRCQTSGAGSARWLVRFEHANPAHITIAVRMNPDNATVKDYYLLPAIDVLSGRIRLAEENGALLDCYRFDTLDYFFALAERVPVEGVA, from the coding sequence ATGTCGACGGAACACCAGCAGTATTCGACCGCGAACCAGATGGATCGCATCCGCGAGTACGCCGCCCGCCGCGGCTTCGAGATCGTCGAGACCTTCGCCGACGAGGGGAAGAGCGGCCTGAACATCAAGGGTCGCGAGAGCCTGCAGCAGATGATCAGCATGGTCACGGAGGGCAAGGCGGCGTTCAGGGCGATACTTGCCTACGATGTCAGTCGCTGGGGACGCTTCCAGGACGCCGACGAGAGCGGCTACTACGAATACATCTGCCGCCGCGCGGGCATCAGCGTGCACTACTGCGCGGAGCAGTTCGAGAACGACGGAAGCCCGACCTCCAACATCATCAAGAGCGTGAAGCGCTCGATGGCAGGCGAATACAGCCGGGAGCTTTCGACGAAGGTGTTCCAAGGCGCGTGCCGACTGATACAGATGGGTTACAAGCAGGGCGGCATGGCCGGTTACGGCCTGCGCCGGCTGCTCGTCGACCTGGAGGGCAAGCCGAAGCAGATCCTCGCGATCCGCGAGCACAAGAGCCTGATCACCGATCGGGTGAAGCTCGTGCCCGGGCCGCCGGAGGAGCAGGCGATCGTCCGTTGGATGTTCGAGGTGTTCGTAAACAGCGGATGGACGGAGGGTGAGATCGCCGCCGATCTGAACCGTCGCGGAATACTGACCGATCTGGGCCGCGCGTGGACCCGCGGAGTGGTCCACCAGATCCTCACCAACGAGAAGTACATCGGGAACAACGTGTATCACCGCACCTCGTGCAAGCTGAAGCGGAAGCATGTGCGCAATCCGCGCGACATGTGGGTGCGCTCGGACAGCGCGTTCGACGGGATCGTGGACGCAGGTCTCTTCGCCCGCGCCGGCGAGATGGTCCTCGCCCGGGCCCGCCGGTTCACTGACGAGGAGCTGCTGGCGCGTCTCCGGGAGGTGTTCGCGCGGCACGGGCGGGTCTCCGGGATGCTCATCGACGAGCAATCCGACATGCCGTCGAGCACGGTGTACCGTCATCGCTTCGGTTCGCTGGTGCGGGCCTACGAGCTGATCGGTTACACGCCGGAGTTCGACTACGCGTACGTGGAGATCAACCGTCAGCTGCGAGCCGCGCACCCGGGGATGGTCACAGGGGTCGTGGACGGCCTGCAGCGGCTGGGTGCCGAGGTGTCGCGTGATCCGGCGACGGACCATCTTCTCATCAATCAGGAATACCGGGCCTGCGTGGCGCTCAGCCGCTGCCAGACCAGCGGCGCGGGTTCCGCGCGCTGGCTGGTGCGGTTCGAGCACGCTAACCCGGCGCACATCACGATCGCGGTGCGGATGAATCCGGACAACGCGACCGTGAAGGACTATTACCTGCTGCCCGCGATCGACGTGCTCAGCGGGCGCATCCGGCTGGCGGAGGAGAACGGCGCGCTGCTCGACTGCTACCGTTTCGACACGCTGGACTATTTCTTCGCGCTCGCCGAGCGCGTGCCGGTGGAGGGGGTGGCATGA